The genomic interval CATTTACTTTATGAAGGACTTCTTCGTCGCTGATCCGGCTGTCCATAAGGGCAAGCCATTAGTGGGTATAGCCATCGGGACTGAAAAGTCCGACTTGGAACGGGCAAAGCAAGCCTTGGAAATGGGGGTGGGAATAATTGTTATTGACAGCAGCCATGGCAATTGTCCCCCGGTGATTAACCAAGCCAAGGCGGTGGTAGAGATGTCCGGAGACCTAGCCGCTGTGATTGCCGGCAATGTGGCTGATATTGACGGTTATTATCGTTTGGCTCAAGTCGGAGTTCACGGAGTGAAATGCGGCATCGGTCCCGGTTCAATCTGCACCACCTCGCAGGTAACCGGCGCCGGTATGCCTATGTTTACTTTAATCCGGGAACTTGATTTTATCCGCCGGAAGCTGAAGAGCAAAGGAGAACATGCTCCGGTCATAATTCCCGACGGCAGCGTTGAGGGTCCGGGAGACATGGTGATTGCTTTGGCTGCTGGCGGCGACGCTTGCATGTCCGGCAAGTGGCTGGTGGCAGCCGGCGAGTCATTGTCTTGCCGGGAAAACGGCGTAGACAACGAAGGCTTCGTGAAATATTGGGGCATGGCTTCAGCCAGGGCGATAAAAGCCCGAATGGCCAGAAGTCGGTATCAAGGCAAAACCGCGCCGGAAGGAGTGGAGGGCAGAGTTAAACACCGCGGACCCTTAAAAACCTGGATAGGAGGAGATATAGAATTGATCCAGGGAGGGTTTGCTCATGCTGGCGCGGCTGATTTGGCCTCCCTGCACGAATTCGGCAATCGGCCGATAGCTTTTGTCAGGTTTTCTTCAGCCGGGCAGGAACAAATTCGGACTCGGCTTGATTGAAGAGGTAAATAATTAAACAAGGGATTGCGCTAAGGTGTAGTCCCTTTTTTTCTTGTTAAATTAGTACCTCGGTTTGTGGGGGCTTCGACCCCGCGCTAAAGGGCTCGAACCCCTTTACGGACTTGCGAGGCAAGCCCCGCTCTTAGCACTCCCTTGACCCGCCTTCGTCCCGAGGCTTCGGGACTACGGCGAGGCAGGCACGAGCGCTTTTGTTATATAATTAGCACTCCCTTGACACGAGTGCTAATAGTGTTATAATGAAAATATGGATGAGAGAAAATTAATAATCTTAAATACAATTATAAAAGAACATATTAAAACTGGCGCTCCGGTGGGGTCAGGCGTTTTGGTTGATAAATACCGCCTGGATATTTCTCCGGCCACGGTCCGAAATGAAATGGCAGAGCTGGAAGAAGACGATTTTATAATCCAGCCCCATACTTCGGCCGGCCGCGTCCCCACGGAAAAAGCTTATAATTTATATTTGAGCAGTTTAAAAGAAAAGCAATTGGCGGAAAAAGAAGCGGAAGTTTTAAGGAAGGTCTTAAAAGGAAATGACGAAGCCAGTTTTAAGCAGGCGGCTAAAGAGATGGCCAAAATTTCGGGCAATGCGATTTTTTGGGCTTTCCATAAAAACAATCTTTATTATACCGGCATTTCCAATTTATTTTCCCAGCCGGAATTTTCCAACCCGAATTTGATTTATGACATCTCCGCTATTATTGACCGGATGGACGAAATTATTGACGATATTTTTAACGAAGTGAAAGAGACGGAAATTTTACTCGGTTCGGCCAACCCTTTTGGCGATTCCTGCTCCACGATTTTTTCTAAATACAGGCGGAGCGGCAAAATCGGCCTGTTCGGAATTTTAGGCCCGATGCGGATGGATTATGAAAAGAATCTGGCCGTGGTTAAGTATGTCGCGCAACGCATAACGCATAACGCATAACGCATAACGTGAAACGCGTATCGCCAGTCGCATATCGCGTATCACATATCGCAAACTTTGTATGAGTGAAGAAAAAAAATATCCAAAAATTATAGCTGGCGCTTTTATTTTCAATGATAAGGACGAACTGCTCTTAACCAAAGGGACCAAATGGCATGATAAATACGTATGTCTTGGCGGAAAAATAGAAGTTGGCGAAAAAATTGAAGAAACTTTGAGGAGAGAAGCCAAAGAAGAAGCAAACTTAGAGATAGAAAATATTGAATTTATAAATTTTTTAAATGGTTATGACGTAAACGACAGTTATGCCAGTCAAGATAATCACCTTTTTTTCCTTGATTATAAAGCCAAAGCAAAAAATTCAGATGAGATTAAATTAAACGGGGAATCATCCGGTTTCAAATGGTCGCCGGTTAAAGAATGGCTGAAGATGGATAAGAAAAGATTTGCCCCTTATGTTTATGAAGTTTTGGAAAAATTAGAAAAAAAGGACGAAAATTTTGAGCATAAATATTTGTTGGCCTTGGCTGATTACCAGAATTTATTAAAGCGGACGGCGCAGGAAAAGTTGGAATTCGTAAAATACGCCAATGAGGATTTAATTCAATCCAT from Patescibacteria group bacterium carries:
- the grpE gene encoding nucleotide exchange factor GrpE, producing MSEEKKYPKIIAGAFIFNDKDELLLTKGTKWHDKYVCLGGKIEVGEKIEETLRREAKEEANLEIENIEFINFLNGYDVNDSYASQDNHLFFLDYKAKAKNSDEIKLNGESSGFKWSPVKEWLKMDKKRFAPYVYEVLEKLEKKDENFEHKYLLALADYQNLLKRTAQEKLEFVKYANEDLIQSIIPVYDNLKISLAHVDETVKKNGWLEGIKHVIRQFKDVLESMGVEEIKTVGEKFDHNTMEAIEGKGEKVIKEVRPGYKLSGKVIVAAKVIVG
- a CDS encoding IMP dehydrogenase; the protein is IYFMKDFFVADPAVHKGKPLVGIAIGTEKSDLERAKQALEMGVGIIVIDSSHGNCPPVINQAKAVVEMSGDLAAVIAGNVADIDGYYRLAQVGVHGVKCGIGPGSICTTSQVTGAGMPMFTLIRELDFIRRKLKSKGEHAPVIIPDGSVEGPGDMVIALAAGGDACMSGKWLVAAGESLSCRENGVDNEGFVKYWGMASARAIKARMARSRYQGKTAPEGVEGRVKHRGPLKTWIGGDIELIQGGFAHAGAADLASLHEFGNRPIAFVRFSSAGQEQIRTRLD